The segment GCTGCCGTCCGCATTGACGTGCGCGATACCGCCGCCGTCGGTGTAGGCCGTGCTGGCGCCGTTGGAGCCGGTGATCGAGTAGCTCAGCGGATCGCTGTCGAGGTTGATCACACCGGTGATGTGGCCGCGCACCACACCGTTGCTGTCGGCGATGATGTTGGACGCCACACCGCCGGCCGGCGGCAGGTTCCACTGCGGGATGGTCACGGAGACCAGCACGTCGACGCTGGCGCCGGCGGGATCGGTGACCGTGATGGTGAAGGTGTCGATCTTGTCGGCGGCCGACGCCCCGCTGGCACTGGCGGCGTTGCGGGCCTCGATCGAGGCGGTGTAGACGTAGTCGCCGGTCAGGGCGCTCACCACGACAGAACCCTTGTCGGTGGTGATGATGAGCGGCGTGTAGGTGTGGATGAGGTCGTCATCGGTGGTGACGATCGAGCCGGTCACCGTGCCGAGAAGGCTGCTGCCCCCGGTGTTCTGGTAGGTCGCCGACGGGGTCTGGTTGACCTGGGTCGACAAGTTGACCAGGAAGGTTGCACTGTCGCCGGAGAGCAGCCCGCCGTCCCATGCGGTGATGGTGACCAGATCGGTGGTGATGGCCAGCGGCAGCGACGCGGCATGTGGGTTGTACGGCGTGTAGGTGAAGGTGTAGGTCACCCCGTCCGCCGCGGGTGTCGGGTCCACCGCGATGGTGCCCAGCAGGCCGGCGCTGGTGAAGGTCAGGGTGTCACCGTTGTCGTCACGGACCTTGAACGTACCGGTCAGCACCCCGGTGGTGTGGTCGGTGTGGGTGATGGTCGGGGTCGACTCGAACACCGGCGCCACGTTGATCTGGGCGATGGTGACCGTGATGGTGACCTCGGTGGTACTGCCGTGCAGGTCGTTCACGGACAGGGTGAACGTGTCGGTACCGCCCTGTGCCCGGATCGACAGTGACGGCACGTAGGTGTAGGTGTGGCCGATGACCGTCACCAGACCACCGCGGGTGCTGAGACCGGTCGGCGCGACCACCACCAGGTCGCCGTCCGGGTCGTCGACGTCCAGCGAGCCGGTGATGGAACCCAGGATCGGCTCGGTGACCGTGTCCGAATTGACGGTGACGGTGGGCGCCCCGTTGGCGCCGACGATGTCGACGGTGACGACGGTCGGCAGCAGCGTGATGCCCCCGCGACCGTCGTTGGCCCAGATGCTGACGATGTCGGTCTTCGCCCCGAGCAGGGTGGTCGCCAGGTGCCGGGCGGTGTCGCTGGGGGTGTAGGTGAACGTGCCGTCCTCGTTGCGGGTGACGGTGCCGAACAGCGCGGTGCCGGTGTAGGTCAGCGGATCGCCGTCAGGGTCGGTGGCCTCGGCCACGATGGTGACCTTGCCGGAGTTACCGTCGGTGCCCGTCACGGTGGCCTGGCCGGGCCCGTTGAAGACCGGCAGATTGTTGATGCCCAGGCCCGGGTAGTGGAACGACACGGTGTAGAACGCGTCGTTGCCTTCCGGGTTGATCGGGTGCTCCAGCATGCCCAGACTGTCGTTCACCCGGACGGTGAAGGTGACGTCGGTGCCGTTGTTCAGATCGTCCAGCGATGTCGGGATGAAGCTGAAGGTGCCATCCGGGCTCATGGTGACCAGGCCGTTGCTGGGCTGGCCGTTCAGGTCGACGGAGTAGATGAGCGGATCGCCGTCCGGGTCGGTGCTCTTGAGCTTCCAGGTCAGCGGCAGCGGGCCGGCCGAGACGGTGGGTTCACCCGGCAGGTGGTTGGTGGCCAGCCGCTCGTAGCGGGCGTAGGCGGCCGTCACGAGCACCAGGGCTCCGAAGGTGAACGGCGTCGGTTGCCCGTTCCAGTAGGTGCCCTGCAGACCTGCATAGAGGGTCATCACCCAACCGGCGGCGACCTGGGTCGGGTTGAGGATCGGGTCGGACTCGTACGCCGGGAACACCTGATCGACCCACTTGGCGAGGCCGGTGATGATGCCCATGAAGGGCGCGAACGCCGGAATGGTCGGCGGTTCGGGGACGATATCGAGGTCGATGTCGAGCAGCGCGGAGGCCAGGGCGGTCGGGGTGGGGGCGGGATCGGAACCCTGAAGCGACAGCATCGAGGCGGACTGGTCCGAGGACGGGATCTCGATCACCTCGACGACCGCGAGCGGCTCGGAAGGCTCTGGGGTCTCGACGACCTCGGGATCGGTGACCACCGGCTCGGTCACCGCGGGCTCGGTCACCACGGGCTCGGCCGGCGGCTCGACGACGTCGGTTCCGGTGGCCCCGTCTACGCCGCCGGCGTCGGTGACCGGCGGGGTCTCCTCCTCGGTCCCGGTGTCGGTCCCGGTCTCAGTCTCGGTCTCGGTCTCGGTCTCGGTGCCGGGGTCGGTCTCGGTACCGGCGTCGTCCACCGGGAGGTCGTCGCCCTCGGCTTCCTCGGCGAGGAGGGCATCATCCTCGTCTTCTTCTCCGGCGGCCGCCTGGAGCCGCAGTGTGCTGCCATCGGCGGCAGTCTTGGCGGACTTGACGGTCTTGGGTCCGGCCTTCACACCGGACGTGTTCGAGCCGGAGTCGGTCGACGTGCCATCGGGAGTGTCGGCGGTCGCGATCGCGGGCGCGGCGGTGACCGCCAAGCCGAGGAACGCGGCGACGGCGAATTCACCGGTACGGATCCGCTTCTTCGCCGACTTCTTCCGGTGCGTTGCCATATTGCTCCTCGTTCGCCCGCTGTGCCTGGCCTCTGACGCGCGTGACCGAGCACACAGTCGTATTGACTGCGCCGTAAGTTAACACGTTCGTCAATAACTGGAAAGCGCAACCTGAGGAAATTTTGAGGCGGTTGTTCCGGGTGTCCACCGATCAACTGACACCCGTTGAACGGGCACCGCCGGGGCACGTTCGGCGACCGCCGCTACACCCGCCCGAAGCGTCCTCCGCCAGCAACGACCCCGTGCCGCAAAGCGGCCGAATCACGCGCCACCACTTCGGTTTCCGTGGCGACACACGACCACCCGATGGCACCACCGCGATACCCCCTGCAGAGCATGTAGCTGCATCGATGACGCATCGGGCCAGGTGCGTAGCGCGATCTGGGACCCCGGTGGCCGGCGCCCTCGACACCGCCGACGCTGGTGGCCTACGGAACGCGCATCTCGTTCCGCAATCAAGTGACTGTCACCGACATTTCCGGCCGCTTGCGCTACTGCGCCGCACCGCCGGATCCCGGCCCGGACGGCCGAGCCGACACCACGGTCGACACGACGGCCGAGGCGACACGCCGGTGCCCCGTGCGTTGCTGACTACCCGGGCGGCAAAGATCAAACGCCCACGCCGACTCAGCGGTCGCGGTCGGCCATCAGCCGTTCGACATATTTGGCGATCACATCGACCTCCAGATTGACCGGAGTGCCGACCGCGGCACCGCCGAGCGTGGTCATCGATAGCGTCGTCGGGATCAGCGACACCTCGAACCAGTCATCACCCAGTCCCGAGACCGTCAGCGAGATCCCGTCGACGGTGATCGAGCCCTTCTCCACGACATAACGGGCCAACTCCGGCGGCAGCGCGATGCGCACGACTTCCCAGTTCTGCGACGGGGTCCGGGCCACCACCGCGCCGGTACCGTCCACATGGCCCTGGACGATATGGCCGCCGAGCCGGCTGTTGACCGCCGCCGCCCGCTCCAGGTTGACCTGACTGCCGACATCGACGGCACGCAGGCTCGACCTGTCGAGCGTCTCGGCCATCACATCGGCGGTGAACGCGCCGTCCGGGCGCACCTCCACGACCGTCAGGCAGACACCGTTGACCGCGATCGAGTCGCCGTGACCAGCGTCGGAGGTCACCACCGGCCCGCGGATCACGAAACGCGCGGCGTCCGGGAGGTCCTCTTTGCCGATGATCTCGCCGAGTTCTTCAACGATTCCGGTGAACATGGCCACCAGGCTAGTGGCGGATGGGAAGCTCAGGTCCACTCAGGGCGACCCACTACGATGCAGATCATGCAGACGCGCCCCCGTGCAGTCCGGATCCTTCTTCCCTTCTTCGCCATCCTGATGGCGGCCGCCGCCCTCGTCGGCTGCGGATCGAAGACCAACGACGCCCCCCTCCCCGACGCGGCCACCCTGATCACCGAATCGGCCGCGACCACCCGCAGCCAGCAGAGCGTGCACCTGGAACTCGCTGTCGACGGCGAGATCAAGGAATTGCCCATCGCCACCCTCAGCGGCGACCTGACCAACGCCCCCGCCGTGGCGGCCCAGGGCAAGGCCGACATCATCTTCCTCGGGCAGAAGCTCACCGACGTCGCCTTCGTCGTCGCCGACGGTGACCTCTACGGCGCGATCACCAAGGGCGGCAACATGCAGAACTTCGGTCCCGCCACCGACATCTACGACGTGTCCGCGATCCTGAACCCGGACACCGGCCTGGCGAACATCCTGGCCAGTTTCTCCGATCCCCAGGCCGTGGGCCGGGAGTCCATCGGCGGTTCCGACGCCGTGAAGATCACCGGAACCGTCAGCGCCGAGGCGGTCAACAAGATCGCCCCGCAGCTCAAGGCCAGTGCTCCTGCCCCGGCCACCGCGTGGATCCGCGAGGACGGCGACCATCAGCTGGCCCAGGTCCAGATCGAGCCGTCGGCGGGTAAGACCATCACCATGACGCTCACCGACTGGGGCAAGGCCGTCACCGTCACGAAGCCCGGCAGCTGATGACGGCGGCGCCCAGCCACCGGGCCGCGGGTTCGGCGGGCACCAACCGCCGCCTGGCGATCAGTGCCGGTGGCCTCGCGGTCACCCTGGGTGCCCTCGACACCTACGTCGTCATCACGATCATGACCGACATCATGCGTGATGTCGGCATCCCGATTAACCAGATCCAGCAGGTCACGCCGATCGTCACGAGCTACCTGCTGGGTTATATCGCGGCCATGCCGCTGCTGGGCAAGGCATCGGACCGGTTCGGCCGCAAGCTGATCCTGCAGGGCGGTCTGCTCGGATTCATGCTCGGATCGGTGGTCACCGCCCTGGCCGGCGACCTGACCACCCTGGTCATCGGCCGCACCATCCTGGGCGTCGCGAGCGGTGCCCTGCTGCCCGTCACCCTCGCACTGGCCGCCGACCTCTGGTCGGCGCGCGGACGCGCCACCGTGCTGGGCGGTATCGGCGCGGCACAGGAACTCGGCAGCGTGCTGGGCCCGCTGTACGGCATTGCCGTGGTGTGGGCGCTGAACACCTGGCGGGACATCTTCTGGATCAACATTCCGATGGCCGCCGTCGCGATGGTGATGATCCATTTCAGCGTGCCGTCGCGTGATCGCGATCAACCTCGGCACAAGGTGGACGTCATCGGCGGCGTGCTGCTCGCCATCGCACTGGGCGCCGCGGTCGTCGGCCTGTACAACCCGGCACCGGACGGTAAGAACCTGCTGCCCAGCTACGGCATCCCGCTGATCGTCGTGGCGGTGCTGACCATGGTCGGGTTCTTCGTCTGGGAGAAGAAGGCCACCACCCGACTGCTGGAACCCGCCGGGGTTCAGTTCCGGCCCTTCCTGGCCGCGCTGGCCGCCTCGCTGACCGCCGGCGCCGCGCTGATGGTGACGCTGGTCAACGTCGAGCTGTTCGGCCAGGGTGTGCTCGGCATGGACAAGAACGAAGCGGTCGTCCTGCTGCTGCGCTTCCTCATCGCCCTGCCGATCGGTGCGTTGCTCGGCGGCTGGCTGGCCACCCGCATCGGTGACCGGCCGATCGCGGTGACCGGTCTGCTCATCGCCGCATTCGGGTACTGGTTGATCTCACACTGGGATGTCAATGTGTTGTCCGCGCGGCACGATCTGGGACTGTTCACCCTGCCGGCCTTCGATACCGACCTGGCGCTGGCCGGTTTCGGCCTCGGTCTGGTCATCGGCCCGCTCACCTCGGCGGCGCTGCGCGTCGTGCCCGCCGCCGAGCACGGGATCGCTTCGGCCGCTGTGGTCGTCGCCCGGATGATCGGCATGCTCATCGGGATGGCCGCGCTGTCGGCGTGGGGGCTGTACCGCTTCAACCAGATCCTGCAGTCGCTACCGGTCGTCGACACCGGCAATCTGCTCGACGCCGGCAGACAACTGCTGGACAACACCCGGCTCGCCTACACCATGCAGTACGGCGAGATCTTCGGCATCACCGCGGTGGTGTGTGTCGTCGGCGCCCTGGCCGCGCTGCTGATCAGCGACAGCAGCCGCCGCGACGAGCTCGACACCCCGCCGGCAGCGCGATCAGGCGGTGCGCTCAAGCGGTGACCACGGCGCGTCGTCGGCCTGCGCGAGGACCGCGCGGGCGGCGCGCGCGGCCGCGCGGGCGGCGCGCGCGGCCGCAGCCGCCCGCAGCGTCGCCGGCGCGGCGCTGCGCAGCGGGGCCTCGACACTGATCGGGATGCCCGTGGGCAGGGCGCGCAACATCGCGATCAGATCGATGGCGCCGGCGCCGGGAAGCAACCGCGCACTGCGGCCCTGGCGCATCATCTCGGCCACCGTGCCCGGCCGCTGCGCGGGTGCGTCGCAGATCTGCGCGTAACGGATCCAGTGCCGCGGCAGCCCGGCCAGCTCGGCGGGCGTGTTCATGGCGCGGTCATAGTGAATGGCGTCCACCAGCAGGCCCACGTCCGCCTGGCATGCCGACAGGATCGCCGCGCCCTCGCGGAGGTCCTTCACCTCGGTCCACGGCATGGGTTCGAGATTCGGAGTCAACCCGAAATCTGCAGCCAGCAAAGCCAACTCGGCGAGATTGTCCGCCGTCCGGCCGTGGTCGGGGTCGTTGCCGGTGACCAGGATCTCCGAGGCGCCGAGATACGCGCCGGTCTCCAGGACGGCCTCGAAATCGGCGCGCACCCTGGTCTGGGCGCGCAGTCGGAGCACCTCGATGTCCACCACGCGCAACCCGGAATCATCAAGGCGCCGCTTGGTTTCCAGAATCAACGGGGTGCGGCCGACGGTGGGCCACACCGGTTCCTGGGCGGTGGCCGGGATCAGCCGCAACCCGACGGCGTCATATCCGGCCGACGCCGCACACGCCACCAGCTCCGCCGGGTCGAGTTCGAGCACCGTCAGCGGCGCCAGCGAAAGAAGCCGTCCCCCACCGAGACCGGCCAACCCTGTCGACGTGCTCATCACCAACTCCTCGCCACCGGCACGGACACCGCTCTGCCGACGATCATCGCCGACCGCGGGCTGGAATTGGCGGCTACGTCACCGCGTCCGGATGACCCGGCGTCAGCAACGCTCCAGCCCGGGCTGCATGATCTTGGGGGCGCGCCGATACTCCACCGGGGCGGGCCCCATCCGCAGCACACCGAAGACCAGCGATCTGACGTTCTGCGGGTTGACCGGCCCGCTGTTGAGCCAGTCCTGCAAGGCAGTCATGCTCGTCATCCTTTGTTAGGCGATCCCCGAGCGACTCGTCGGTGAAGGCGCTTTGCCGCAAGTCTACCGGCGCACCGCACCCAACACCGGGCTACGACACCGGCAAAGCCCACTGGGGCAACGAGATTGGACATCACAATGCCGCGGCACTGTGTCAGTGATCACAACTCAGTTCGGCACCAGGCTCAGCCGGACATCCGGTCCGATGGCCTCGATCCCGTCGAAGCGCCAGCGCTGTGCGCCGGCGATGCTGAGCACCCCGACATCATCGACGGCCGTGATCGGGCCGCCGAGCAGCATGGGCGCCACGTAGGCGATGATCCGGTCGATCATGCCGGCCCGCAGAAACGCCCCGGCCAACGTCGGCCCGCCCTCGAGCAGAACCGCCGTCCGGTCGGACAGCGCCTTGATCACCTCGTGCGGGTCGTGGGTGCGGATCACCATGGTGCGCGAATCGTCGTTGAGCACGTTGGATTCCGGCGAGATCTCCCGCTCCCCGACCACCACCCGCAGGGGCTGTCGGTCGGCCAGGCTGCCGTCGGGCAACCGCGCTGTCAGGGTCGGGTCGTCGAAGAAGACCGTGCCGGTGCCGACCACGATCGCTTCGACCACGCT is part of the Mycobacterium adipatum genome and harbors:
- a CDS encoding MFS transporter yields the protein MTAAPSHRAAGSAGTNRRLAISAGGLAVTLGALDTYVVITIMTDIMRDVGIPINQIQQVTPIVTSYLLGYIAAMPLLGKASDRFGRKLILQGGLLGFMLGSVVTALAGDLTTLVIGRTILGVASGALLPVTLALAADLWSARGRATVLGGIGAAQELGSVLGPLYGIAVVWALNTWRDIFWINIPMAAVAMVMIHFSVPSRDRDQPRHKVDVIGGVLLAIALGAAVVGLYNPAPDGKNLLPSYGIPLIVVAVLTMVGFFVWEKKATTRLLEPAGVQFRPFLAALAASLTAGAALMVTLVNVELFGQGVLGMDKNEAVVLLLRFLIALPIGALLGGWLATRIGDRPIAVTGLLIAAFGYWLISHWDVNVLSARHDLGLFTLPAFDTDLALAGFGLGLVIGPLTSAALRVVPAAEHGIASAAVVVARMIGMLIGMAALSAWGLYRFNQILQSLPVVDTGNLLDAGRQLLDNTRLAYTMQYGEIFGITAVVCVVGALAALLISDSSRRDELDTPPAARSGGALKR
- a CDS encoding riboflavin synthase → MFTGIVEELGEIIGKEDLPDAARFVIRGPVVTSDAGHGDSIAVNGVCLTVVEVRPDGAFTADVMAETLDRSSLRAVDVGSQVNLERAAAVNSRLGGHIVQGHVDGTGAVVARTPSQNWEVVRIALPPELARYVVEKGSITVDGISLTVSGLGDDWFEVSLIPTTLSMTTLGGAAVGTPVNLEVDVIAKYVERLMADRDR
- a CDS encoding beta strand repeat-containing protein: MATHRKKSAKKRIRTGEFAVAAFLGLAVTAAPAIATADTPDGTSTDSGSNTSGVKAGPKTVKSAKTAADGSTLRLQAAAGEEDEDDALLAEEAEGDDLPVDDAGTETDPGTETETETETETGTDTGTEEETPPVTDAGGVDGATGTDVVEPPAEPVVTEPAVTEPVVTDPEVVETPEPSEPLAVVEVIEIPSSDQSASMLSLQGSDPAPTPTALASALLDIDLDIVPEPPTIPAFAPFMGIITGLAKWVDQVFPAYESDPILNPTQVAAGWVMTLYAGLQGTYWNGQPTPFTFGALVLVTAAYARYERLATNHLPGEPTVSAGPLPLTWKLKSTDPDGDPLIYSVDLNGQPSNGLVTMSPDGTFSFIPTSLDDLNNGTDVTFTVRVNDSLGMLEHPINPEGNDAFYTVSFHYPGLGINNLPVFNGPGQATVTGTDGNSGKVTIVAEATDPDGDPLTYTGTALFGTVTRNEDGTFTYTPSDTARHLATTLLGAKTDIVSIWANDGRGGITLLPTVVTVDIVGANGAPTVTVNSDTVTEPILGSITGSLDVDDPDGDLVVVAPTGLSTRGGLVTVIGHTYTYVPSLSIRAQGGTDTFTLSVNDLHGSTTEVTITVTIAQINVAPVFESTPTITHTDHTTGVLTGTFKVRDDNGDTLTFTSAGLLGTIAVDPTPAADGVTYTFTYTPYNPHAASLPLAITTDLVTITAWDGGLLSGDSATFLVNLSTQVNQTPSATYQNTGGSSLLGTVTGSIVTTDDDLIHTYTPLIITTDKGSVVVSALTGDYVYTASIEARNAASASGASAADKIDTFTITVTDPAGASVDVLVSVTIPQWNLPPAGGVASNIIADSNGVVRGHITGVINLDSDPLSYSITGSNGASTAYTDGGGIAHVNADGSYVYIPRLGGALGYYDSFSVTVDDGRGGTTNVLVGLGAVIAPTPSLDNVTVTTNNGAPGVVTGSVSLGSSGNNGLFSSFTGTGAGHGTVTFDGVNYTYTRTSTGHVGGTSDTFDIIGTAYGLTITVATVTVTPVISNAAPAPGSTAITESDVTNVLGVYWQESKGNINAVDADGDALSYQTTPLGKSTTNGGLVYVSEDGSFTYRIGKFRSYYHDAAATGATGNAVNDTFSITVTDSFGASSTIVVSIPIEKLNDAPSSSVSVGGKTTDALGVVRGTITGSDDDDDSLTYTLIGGTNGTASTANGGIIRFSGNSFTYIPTAGQSTDSFQVQVNDGHGGVSTATVSLTGLSTPSPTTNVNTSTPNVVTGQLNTAGNTGLTYTVGSQGTKGTVTVTSTGGFTYTRNGALGHTQTPGDSFTIRATDANGNSVIIATVNVTPTVTNVAPVAGSTNFTGSSIEDNRILGIGTLKQTTTGKLKATDADGDAVSFTAGSFSTANGGTVAVNADGTFTYTINEGYSYYHGAAKIGASGSAVADSFTATAVDGFGGSTSYSVSVAIYAINKTPTISGGNMFLGTVSAINVDDDDGDSLTFSHNGSSFTFGGRGLYTSTLWSGSRLTVTDGYYVTNNGVVTSTPASVTKTW
- a CDS encoding sugar phosphate isomerase/epimerase family protein codes for the protein MSTSTGLAGLGGGRLLSLAPLTVLELDPAELVACAASAGYDAVGLRLIPATAQEPVWPTVGRTPLILETKRRLDDSGLRVVDIEVLRLRAQTRVRADFEAVLETGAYLGASEILVTGNDPDHGRTADNLAELALLAADFGLTPNLEPMPWTEVKDLREGAAILSACQADVGLLVDAIHYDRAMNTPAELAGLPRHWIRYAQICDAPAQRPGTVAEMMRQGRSARLLPGAGAIDLIAMLRALPTGIPISVEAPLRSAAPATLRAAAAARAARAAARAARAVLAQADDAPWSPLERTA
- a CDS encoding LppX_LprAFG lipoprotein; the encoded protein is MQTRPRAVRILLPFFAILMAAAALVGCGSKTNDAPLPDAATLITESAATTRSQQSVHLELAVDGEIKELPIATLSGDLTNAPAVAAQGKADIIFLGQKLTDVAFVVADGDLYGAITKGGNMQNFGPATDIYDVSAILNPDTGLANILASFSDPQAVGRESIGGSDAVKITGTVSAEAVNKIAPQLKASAPAPATAWIREDGDHQLAQVQIEPSAGKTITMTLTDWGKAVTVTKPGS